The following coding sequences are from one Desulfurobacterium indicum window:
- the coaBC gene encoding bifunctional phosphopantothenoylcysteine decarboxylase/phosphopantothenate--cysteine ligase CoaBC — protein sequence MERTLEGKKILLGITGSIAAYKAIEILRELQKKGADVYTAVTPNGLEFVSEVVLRTLSGHSVYKEIVPKENPEIRHTSLASSVDLFVVAPATGNTIAKIAHGIADNPVTASALAIGKGIICPAMNVKMYENPATVDNIELLKKRGYKIVDSDEGELACGVKGKGRLAKIETIVEAVEDYFIPKFLKDKKVVITAGPTREYIDPVRFISNPSSGKMGYELARIARAAGALVTLISGKTCLNQPYGVNYFEVETVEDMRKAVMDNIEGADIYISAAAINDYRPVRVNENKIKKSDSKLVLELERTPDILAEVASKRLAKCIVGFAAETENLIENARKKLKSKRLTMVVANDVKGKVFGEDETECMIIGENFEERVKGSKRQVALEILKLISQKL from the coding sequence GTGGAAAGAACACTTGAAGGTAAAAAGATACTTTTGGGAATAACGGGAAGTATAGCTGCTTACAAAGCTATAGAGATTTTGAGGGAGTTGCAGAAAAAAGGAGCTGATGTTTATACTGCGGTTACGCCGAACGGTCTTGAATTTGTTTCTGAAGTGGTGCTTCGAACGCTTTCAGGTCATTCTGTTTATAAAGAAATTGTTCCAAAAGAAAATCCTGAAATAAGGCATACGTCTTTGGCTTCTTCAGTTGATCTTTTTGTTGTTGCACCGGCTACCGGAAATACGATAGCGAAGATAGCCCACGGTATAGCAGATAATCCGGTTACTGCTTCTGCTCTTGCAATAGGTAAAGGTATTATTTGTCCTGCTATGAACGTTAAAATGTATGAAAATCCTGCGACTGTTGATAATATTGAGCTTCTCAAAAAAAGAGGTTATAAAATTGTAGATTCTGATGAGGGTGAGCTTGCCTGCGGTGTAAAAGGGAAAGGAAGGCTGGCTAAGATAGAAACAATTGTTGAAGCTGTTGAAGATTATTTTATTCCTAAATTTTTAAAAGATAAAAAAGTCGTAATTACGGCAGGTCCTACGAGAGAGTACATTGATCCCGTGAGGTTTATTTCTAATCCTTCTTCCGGAAAGATGGGGTATGAATTAGCCAGGATTGCCAGAGCTGCAGGGGCTTTAGTAACATTGATTTCCGGAAAAACATGCTTGAATCAACCTTACGGAGTTAATTATTTTGAAGTTGAAACGGTGGAAGATATGAGGAAAGCAGTTATGGATAATATAGAGGGAGCTGATATCTATATTTCTGCAGCAGCTATAAATGATTATAGGCCGGTCAGAGTAAATGAGAATAAAATAAAAAAAAGCGATTCTAAACTTGTTTTAGAGCTTGAAAGGACACCGGATATTCTCGCTGAGGTTGCTTCTAAAAGACTGGCAAAGTGTATAGTCGGTTTTGCTGCCGAAACTGAAAATTTAATTGAGAATGCTCGTAAAAAGCTAAAGTCTAAAAGGCTTACCATGGTTGTCGCCAATGATGTAAAAGGGAAGGTTTTTGGAGAAGATGAAACAGAATGTATGATTATCGGGGAAAATTTTGAAGAGCGGGTTAAAGGTTCTAAAAGGCAAGTTGCTCTGGAGATTTTAAAACTTATAAGTCAAAAATTATGA
- a CDS encoding chloride channel protein, which translates to MKFDKAFLKLVWQYLKGCAKVNLKLRFDLLSISHFLGRWIPYAFTVGIITGSIAAFMDVLITEINRLISIHDALFFLYPIITALVVGYTLVIDPIVGGPGIGYAIVHLKTKYFLPVKLVLLKFISSTLVLSGGFIAGREGPSFFIGVAIGEWLGKAYGFSKRFKNLLGLIGGGAFTGALLKAPLGSSIFAMELENMYDFDYSPFVPMIIAAITSYLTFTFFRGESAFIALTQEPVWTLDSIPYLVIMGLAISFIIYLYTFMFHTGSCVSKFFEPMKRPVIGTIVSLPILIALYFATHDTEILAAPAHMGIVSKLAQMPLPVWIDILIVIGVILVTSLTLGFGIPGGLVLPNLLIGAAVGNMFGHLFPDQIVMFSLAGMGAALAAGAKTPLAAIVMITEMSHADVVIPMTAAVITSYTTSFGFSLYLGQEIDIKPLIKGVTKRGKNT; encoded by the coding sequence ATGAAATTTGATAAAGCTTTTTTGAAACTTGTGTGGCAGTATTTGAAAGGCTGTGCCAAGGTGAACCTTAAATTGAGGTTTGATCTTTTGTCCATTTCTCACTTTTTGGGGCGCTGGATTCCTTATGCTTTCACCGTTGGGATAATTACAGGTTCAATAGCTGCTTTTATGGATGTTTTAATCACGGAAATTAACAGGTTAATTTCTATCCATGATGCCCTTTTTTTTCTGTATCCGATAATTACGGCTCTGGTTGTTGGTTATACGCTGGTTATTGATCCTATTGTAGGTGGACCAGGTATAGGTTATGCGATTGTTCATTTGAAGACAAAATACTTTCTTCCTGTTAAACTGGTTTTGTTGAAATTTATTTCTTCAACGCTTGTTCTGTCCGGCGGTTTTATAGCAGGTAGAGAAGGGCCTTCTTTTTTCATAGGGGTTGCTATCGGAGAGTGGCTTGGAAAAGCCTACGGTTTCAGTAAGAGGTTTAAAAACCTTTTAGGTTTGATAGGTGGAGGTGCATTTACGGGAGCTCTGTTGAAAGCCCCTCTTGGAAGCTCTATTTTTGCTATGGAGCTTGAGAATATGTATGATTTTGATTATTCTCCGTTTGTTCCGATGATAATTGCTGCCATTACCAGTTATCTTACTTTTACGTTTTTTAGAGGGGAAAGTGCTTTTATCGCTCTTACTCAGGAGCCTGTCTGGACGCTTGACAGTATCCCTTATCTGGTGATAATGGGGTTAGCAATATCATTCATAATTTATCTTTATACGTTTATGTTTCATACAGGTTCATGTGTTTCAAAGTTTTTTGAACCTATGAAAAGACCTGTAATAGGAACAATAGTTTCTCTTCCTATACTTATAGCTCTTTACTTTGCCACTCATGATACGGAAATATTGGCTGCTCCAGCTCACATGGGCATTGTTTCAAAACTTGCACAGATGCCTCTGCCTGTTTGGATTGATATTTTAATAGTTATCGGTGTTATCCTTGTTACAAGTTTGACGTTGGGTTTTGGTATTCCCGGTGGACTTGTTTTGCCCAATCTTTTGATAGGAGCGGCTGTCGGTAACATGTTTGGGCATCTATTTCCTGACCAAATAGTGATGTTTTCTCTTGCTGGTATGGGAGCGGCGCTTGCTGCCGGTGCGAAGACACCTCTTGCTGCGATTGTTATGATTACAGAAATGAGTCATGCGGATGTTGTTATTCCTATGACGGCAGCTGTTATTACCAGTTATACAACAAGCTTTGGCTTTAGTCTTTACCTGGGACAGGAGATAGATATAAAACCACTTATAAAAGGAGTTACTAAGCGTGGAAAGAACACTTGA
- the htpX gene encoding zinc metalloprotease HtpX, with the protein MVNTVKTVFFLALLSAILLVFGKLVGGTAGMIFAFFIAMGMNFASWFFSDKIVLSMYGAREVSPEEAPELHEIVERLAKSADIPKPKVAIVPMDVPNAFATGRDPEHGVVCVTTKLLEILDKDEVEGVLSHEIAHIKNRDTLISAVAATMASAIVMIADMAKWSLFFGFGRDDDRDGMAETIGLILMIIVAPIAATLIRLAISRSREFIADETGAEISGKPEALASALRKLELYAKGIPPRVVEAEVKPATSHMFIVNPFKGDGLAALFSTHPPTEERIRRLLEIAKKLFGRVRNFFDF; encoded by the coding sequence GTGGTAAATACAGTAAAGACAGTTTTCTTTTTAGCACTACTTTCGGCTATTTTGCTTGTTTTCGGAAAATTGGTAGGCGGTACTGCCGGCATGATTTTTGCCTTTTTTATAGCTATGGGTATGAATTTTGCCAGCTGGTTCTTTTCTGACAAAATTGTTCTTTCTATGTATGGAGCCAGGGAGGTGTCCCCTGAAGAGGCTCCGGAGCTTCATGAGATTGTTGAAAGGCTTGCCAAAAGTGCTGACATTCCTAAGCCAAAGGTTGCAATTGTTCCTATGGATGTTCCTAATGCTTTTGCAACCGGTAGAGATCCTGAACACGGAGTTGTTTGTGTAACTACAAAGTTGCTTGAAATTCTTGATAAAGACGAAGTTGAAGGTGTCCTTTCTCACGAGATTGCTCATATAAAAAACAGAGATACACTTATTTCTGCTGTTGCTGCTACTATGGCAAGTGCTATCGTTATGATTGCAGATATGGCTAAGTGGTCTCTCTTTTTTGGGTTTGGAAGAGATGATGATAGAGACGGGATGGCTGAAACGATCGGTCTTATTTTAATGATTATTGTTGCTCCGATAGCAGCTACACTTATCAGATTAGCTATTTCAAGGTCGCGGGAATTTATTGCCGATGAAACGGGAGCGGAAATTTCCGGTAAGCCCGAAGCTCTTGCCAGTGCTTTAAGAAAGCTTGAGCTTTATGCTAAAGGTATTCCTCCAAGAGTTGTAGAAGCAGAAGTAAAGCCTGCGACTTCTCATATGTTTATTGTAAATCCTTTTAAAGGTGATGGACTTGCTGCTCTGTTTTCTACTCATCCTCCTACCGAAGAAAGAATAAGAAGACTTCTTGAGATTGCGAAAAAGCTGTTTGGAAGGGTGAGAAATTTTTTCGATTTTTAG
- the mutL gene encoding DNA mismatch repair endonuclease MutL has product MIRRLNENVISKIAAGQIAVSPSSVVKELVENSLDANASTVTVLINSPFNFKVIDDGEGIPFKELPLAVERFSTSKIENSEDLLKLRTYGFRGEALHAISLFSRLVLKSRYYLEEIGGVIVVKGGVVENYEPIPFSSGTTVVVEDLYFNVPVRKKSVSRNEKQRMKNVVEDLAIANEGVVFKIDNVTYPVSSKMERIYRVTGKGFELKEKEFLTLFYKTKFDGSSGRVKKIFVNRRPVVSKEIAVLLRKHHIEEYILFIEFPPSEVDFNISPLKDKVVFKDLSNVLRNLESLLNKNLYFLPQFKTVQGVKEEASFNYGRLKLIGTDGTVAICEDGNYYYFFDIHLLHERVNYEMILEKLREGFFEEKRLSPPIYLDDYLMVKKLERLGVNVKRDGKKFIILSLPAIISREDVEDVLKGKEPESVASSACKNAVKAGVEFVSTSELEKLIALYMECKEKRVCPHGRLIFYRIKKRDILKKLGRL; this is encoded by the coding sequence ATGATACGGCGCTTGAATGAGAACGTTATTTCAAAGATAGCGGCGGGACAGATAGCTGTTTCGCCCTCATCAGTTGTCAAGGAACTTGTTGAAAATAGCCTGGATGCAAATGCTTCTACCGTAACCGTTTTGATTAATTCTCCTTTCAATTTTAAAGTTATTGATGACGGGGAAGGTATTCCATTTAAGGAACTTCCTCTTGCGGTTGAGAGATTTTCTACAAGTAAGATAGAGAATTCGGAAGATCTATTGAAACTAAGGACTTACGGTTTTAGAGGTGAAGCTTTACATGCCATTTCTCTTTTTTCCCGATTGGTTTTAAAGAGCCGTTATTATCTGGAAGAGATCGGTGGAGTTATTGTTGTTAAAGGTGGTGTTGTTGAAAATTACGAACCGATACCTTTCTCTTCTGGCACGACAGTTGTTGTTGAGGATCTATATTTTAATGTTCCAGTTAGAAAAAAGAGTGTTTCAAGGAATGAAAAACAGAGAATGAAAAATGTCGTGGAAGATCTGGCAATAGCCAATGAAGGAGTTGTTTTTAAAATTGATAATGTCACTTATCCTGTTTCTTCTAAAATGGAGAGAATATATAGAGTTACCGGGAAAGGATTTGAGTTAAAAGAAAAAGAGTTTTTAACGCTGTTTTATAAAACTAAGTTTGACGGTTCTTCCGGCAGGGTAAAGAAAATCTTTGTCAATAGACGTCCTGTTGTTTCTAAAGAGATTGCGGTTTTGCTTAGAAAACATCATATAGAAGAGTATATCCTTTTTATTGAGTTTCCGCCTTCAGAGGTTGATTTTAATATTTCACCTTTGAAAGATAAGGTTGTTTTTAAGGATTTATCTAATGTTTTGCGAAATCTTGAGAGTCTCCTTAATAAGAATCTATATTTTCTGCCTCAATTTAAAACTGTTCAGGGAGTTAAGGAAGAGGCAAGTTTTAATTATGGGAGGTTAAAATTAATAGGTACTGATGGGACTGTTGCAATATGTGAGGATGGAAATTATTACTATTTCTTTGATATTCATCTTCTTCATGAAAGAGTTAATTATGAGATGATTCTTGAGAAGTTAAGGGAAGGATTTTTTGAGGAAAAAAGATTGAGTCCGCCGATTTACTTAGATGATTATCTGATGGTTAAAAAACTTGAAAGATTGGGAGTAAATGTAAAAAGGGACGGGAAGAAGTTTATCATTTTATCTCTGCCTGCTATTATTTCACGTGAAGATGTAGAGGATGTTTTGAAGGGGAAAGAACCGGAAAGTGTTGCCTCGTCAGCCTGTAAAAATGCTGTTAAAGCAGGTGTTGAATTTGTTTCTACATCTGAGCTCGAAAAATTGATAGCTTTGTATATGGAGTGTAAGGAAAAAAGGGTTTGTCCTCACGGAAGGCTTATATTTTATAGAATTAAAAAGAGAGATATTTTGAAAAAACTTGGGAGATTGTGA
- a CDS encoding chloride channel protein, translating to MLHLGAIKRRFTISYQENFQDLFIPGVIGLITGLFIVVFVRAIEFSTELFLGNIVGYIPPLPAGEGGSTVYHFVMERPYLLPLSVAIGGLIVGIITYLVPEARGEGTEMAIKAFHFRLHLGLKSAVFKLITSAITIGSGGVSGTEGPSALIGGSVGSFVGKLFKLDDHTKNIALAVGLGAGIAGVFKAPLAGALLSGELFYRRDFEVEALIPGFIASVTSYIIVGVFTGFDHMFKVPVHPFKGLSVPLFITYFVMGVLAALVARLLVYAFFNIHHFFVNLELHPALKPAIGGFFTGILGMLNPLAIGSAYGWIQLIMLGKTTYLTPLHIITGVLMVILGLSLTLGSGGSGGIFGPCIVIGGLTGASFYYVANFLSFLPHSHIDIASLMIVGMIATLAAAANIPLSTLILVVEITGGYDLLVPSLIAVSVAYLLTTDITMFPAQVKSRIDSPAHMDELKGALLRTYRVADIMTKNVITISPTDPVLKAERLMAEYTISGIPVVVNGKVIGMVTGRDIMKVPISDRAKVTVEHIMTRNPVCVLPDMSILEVLNIFISNGIGRAPVVDNYENKNLLGMITRVDIANFLAEQERKKLAEEHDTALE from the coding sequence GTGCTTCATTTAGGGGCAATAAAGAGGCGTTTCACCATCTCTTATCAGGAAAATTTTCAGGATCTTTTTATTCCAGGTGTTATTGGTTTAATAACTGGTCTTTTCATAGTGGTTTTTGTTAGAGCTATAGAGTTTTCAACAGAGCTGTTTCTGGGAAATATTGTAGGTTACATCCCTCCTCTTCCGGCTGGGGAAGGTGGAAGTACGGTTTACCATTTTGTTATGGAAAGGCCTTATCTTCTTCCTCTTTCTGTTGCGATCGGAGGTTTAATAGTAGGTATTATTACCTATCTTGTTCCTGAAGCGAGAGGTGAAGGTACGGAAATGGCTATTAAAGCTTTTCACTTTCGCCTTCATTTAGGATTGAAGTCTGCGGTTTTTAAACTTATTACATCTGCTATAACAATCGGTTCAGGTGGAGTATCAGGAACGGAAGGTCCAAGTGCTTTAATCGGTGGTAGTGTCGGTTCGTTTGTGGGTAAACTTTTCAAACTTGACGATCATACTAAAAACATAGCTCTTGCCGTTGGTCTTGGCGCAGGTATCGCGGGTGTTTTTAAGGCTCCTCTTGCTGGTGCTCTTTTGTCTGGTGAGCTTTTTTATAGACGTGATTTTGAAGTTGAAGCTTTGATCCCTGGTTTTATCGCTTCTGTTACATCATATATTATTGTTGGTGTTTTCACGGGTTTTGATCATATGTTTAAGGTTCCTGTTCACCCTTTTAAAGGTTTATCCGTTCCTCTGTTTATAACGTATTTTGTTATGGGAGTTCTTGCAGCTTTAGTTGCCAGATTGCTTGTTTATGCATTTTTTAATATCCATCATTTTTTCGTGAATCTTGAACTTCATCCAGCGTTAAAACCTGCCATAGGTGGTTTTTTCACAGGTATTTTGGGAATGCTTAATCCTCTCGCCATTGGTAGTGCTTACGGATGGATCCAACTTATAATGTTGGGGAAAACGACTTATCTGACTCCCCTTCACATAATTACCGGTGTTCTTATGGTCATTCTGGGACTCTCTCTGACTCTCGGTTCTGGTGGCTCTGGTGGTATTTTCGGTCCTTGTATCGTTATAGGCGGTTTAACAGGTGCTTCTTTCTATTATGTTGCTAATTTTTTGAGCTTTTTGCCCCATTCTCATATAGATATAGCTTCTTTAATGATTGTTGGTATGATTGCAACTCTTGCGGCAGCTGCAAATATTCCTCTTTCGACACTTATTCTTGTTGTTGAGATAACAGGTGGTTATGATCTGCTTGTTCCTTCTCTTATAGCGGTTTCAGTTGCTTATCTTCTTACTACTGATATTACAATGTTTCCTGCTCAAGTTAAAAGTAGAATTGACTCTCCGGCTCACATGGATGAACTTAAAGGTGCGTTGCTCAGAACTTACCGGGTAGCTGACATTATGACTAAGAACGTTATAACAATTTCCCCGACCGATCCTGTTTTAAAGGCAGAAAGGTTAATGGCAGAATATACGATTTCAGGTATTCCTGTTGTTGTTAATGGGAAAGTTATAGGTATGGTTACAGGTAGAGACATAATGAAAGTGCCTATTTCCGACAGAGCTAAGGTTACGGTTGAACATATCATGACACGTAATCCCGTATGTGTGCTGCCAGATATGTCTATTCTTGAAGTTCTTAATATATTTATCAGTAACGGTATAGGAAGGGCTCCTGTAGTTGATAATTATGAGAATAAAAATCTTCTCGGTATGATTACACGGGTTGATATAGCAAACTTCCTTGCTGAGCAGGAGAGAAAAAAGTTAGCGGAAGAACATGATACGGCGCTTGAATGA
- the truA gene encoding tRNA pseudouridine(38-40) synthase TruA: protein MRNIKLTIEYDGTNYMGWQFQKHGRTIQGTIMEALERILHHNVNLKGASRTDAGVHAFGQVATFKTNKKIPLYKLQRALNGLLPHDIKVISTEEVTPSFDPRREAKGKTYIYRIFNRKIASPFEYKRAWFIPESLDIEIFKKSLTYFKGTHDFTTFSKLSKDENRNPVRTIDSITLHKNNHIIKIEITGRSFLRHMIRIIVATAVECAKGKLKPENIPEMFKAKDRRKAPFLAPAEGLYLMKIYYKNYPYSNGELPMNSDDKINEVKIEKEPYES, encoded by the coding sequence GTGAGAAACATTAAATTAACTATAGAATATGACGGAACAAACTATATGGGATGGCAATTTCAAAAACACGGCAGGACAATTCAGGGAACAATAATGGAAGCTCTTGAAAGAATTCTCCACCACAACGTTAATTTAAAAGGGGCAAGCCGAACCGATGCAGGAGTGCATGCTTTTGGTCAAGTTGCAACTTTTAAAACAAATAAAAAAATTCCTCTTTATAAACTACAGCGAGCCCTAAATGGTTTATTACCCCATGATATAAAAGTAATATCCACAGAAGAAGTTACTCCATCATTCGACCCAAGAAGAGAAGCAAAAGGAAAAACATACATTTATAGAATATTTAACAGAAAAATCGCTTCACCTTTCGAATACAAACGCGCATGGTTTATTCCTGAAAGCCTAGATATAGAGATATTCAAAAAAAGCCTGACATACTTTAAAGGAACTCACGATTTCACAACTTTTTCAAAATTATCAAAAGACGAAAATAGGAACCCTGTAAGAACAATTGATTCCATCACGCTACACAAAAACAACCATATAATAAAAATCGAAATAACGGGCCGCTCATTTTTAAGACACATGATAAGAATAATTGTCGCAACGGCAGTTGAGTGTGCAAAAGGAAAACTTAAACCAGAAAATATACCAGAAATGTTCAAAGCGAAAGATAGAAGAAAAGCACCGTTTCTGGCACCTGCTGAAGGTTTATATTTGATGAAAATCTACTATAAAAACTATCCTTACTCTAATGGTGAACTACCTATGAATTCTGATGATAAAATAAATGAAGTCAAAATAGAAAAGGAGCCTTATGAGAGCTAA